Proteins from one Coffea arabica cultivar ET-39 chromosome 8c, Coffea Arabica ET-39 HiFi, whole genome shotgun sequence genomic window:
- the LOC140013641 gene encoding pentatricopeptide repeat-containing protein At4g21065-like, with protein MLSFISKTKLFRYLHTLPPPPKTASKKRAAEQNCLALLELCNNFPKLSQIHTHILKLGLQTNPLVLTRLASTSSDLNAIDYASSFIFGLDAKTHLYDTFLFNTVIRAYAQTKDSKQNALIYYKIMLKDCIFPNKFTYPFVLKACAGIGELSLGQSVHGSAVKYGFSDDIHVLNTMVHMYCSCGGGIEFGRKVFDEMPKCDSVSWSAMIGGYAKLGMSSEAVGLFRKMQIAGVRPDEVTMVSVLSACTDLGALELGKWVSSYIDKEKVPKSVELCNALIDMFVKCGDVDKALKLFRNMAEKDIVSWTSLIVGMAMHGRGLEAISLFEDMRSSGIVPDDVAFIGLLSACSHSGLVEKGRQYFDLMLKEFRIVPKIEHYGCMVDLLSRAGLVKDALEFVESMPIEPNPIILRALITACRAHGELKLSESMTRKLIKQEPMLESNYVLLSNIYAISLNWEKKTTIREVMGKKGIRKTPGSTMFELDNEIYEFVAGDKTHNEYKEIYEMLDEMGKEMRRAGYVATTSEVLLDIDEEDKEDALNRHSEKLAIAFALLKTPPGTSIRIVKNLRVCEDCHTATKFISKIYNREIVVRDRNRFHHFIDGLCSCKDFW; from the coding sequence ATGCTGTCTTTTATCTCCAAAACCAAGCTATTCCGCTACCTTCATACACTGCCACCGCCACCCAAAACAGCCAGCAAGAAAAGAGCAGCAGAGCAGAACTGCTTAGCCCTCTTGGAACTCTGCAACAACTTCCCAAAACTGTCCCAAATCCACACTCACATTCTGAAATTAGGCCTTCAAACGAACCCACTTGTCCTCACCAGGTTGGCCTCCACGTCTTCTGACCTCAATGCCATTGATTATGCTTCCTCCTTCATTTTTGGCCTTGATGCCAAAACCCATCTCTATGATACCTTCCTTTTCAACACTGTCATCAGGGCTTATGCTCAAACAAAGGATTCAAAGCAGAATGCCCTGATTTACTACAAAATTATGCTTaaagattgcatttttcctaaCAAATTTACGTACCCGTTTGTTCTTAAGGCCTGTGCTGGCATTGGAGAGTTGAGTTTAGGCCAAAGTGTTCATGGGTCTGCGGTGAAATATGGTTTTAGTGATGATATTCATGTTTTGAACACCATGGTTCATATGTATTGTTCTTGTGGCGGAGGAATTGAGTTCGGCCGGAAAGTGTTTGATGAGATGCCTAAATGTGATTCAGTGTCGTGGAGTGCGATGATTGGCGGGTATGCCAAGTTGGGCATGTCAAGTGAGGCAGTGGGGTTGTTTAGGAAAATGCAGATTGCTGGAGTGAGGCCTGATGAGGTTACTATGGTGTCAGTGTTGTCTGCTTGTACTGATTTGGGTGCACTTGAGCTTGGGAAGTGGGTGTCTTCCTATATTGACAAGGAGAAGGTTCCGAAGAGTGTGGAGCTATGCAATGCGTTGATTGACATGTTTGTCAAGTGTGGCGATGTTGACAAGGCTTTGAAGTTGTTTAGGAACATGGCTGAGAAGGACATTGTTTCGTGGACTTCTTTGATTGTTGGTATGGCAATGCATGGCCGTGGTTTGGAGGCCATTTCATTGTTTGAGGACATGAGGAGTTCTGGAATAGTGCCTGACGATGTTGCTTTTATAGGATTGCTCAGTGCTTGTAGCCATTCTGGTTTAGTTGAGAAAGGCAGGCAGTATTTTGATTTGATGTTGAAGGAATTCAGAATTGTGCCCAAGATAGAACATTATGGGTGCATGGTTGATCTGTTAAGCAGGGCCGGACTTGTTAAAGACGCATTGGAGTTTGTTGAGAGTATGCCCATTGAGCCAAATCCAATCATTTTGCGAGCACTAATCACTGCCTGCCGTGCTCATGGTGAGCTCAAACTCAGTGAAAGCATGACTAGGAAGCTCATAAAACAGGAGCCCATGCTCGAGTCCAATTATGTCTTGCTGTCTAATATCTATGCAATATCGTTAAACTGGGagaaaaaaacaacaattaggGAGGTTATGGGGAAAAAGGGAATTAGAAAAACTCCAGGTAGCACCATGTTTGAGCTGGATAATGAGATTTATGAATTTGTTGCCGGAGATAAAACTCATAATGAATACAAAGAAATTTATGAAATGTTGGACGAAATGGGGAAGGAGATGAGAAGGGCTGGATATGTTGCTACCACTTCTGAAGTTCTACTTGATATTGACGAGGAAGACAAGGAAGATGCTTTAAACAGGCACAGTGAGAAGTTGGCTATTGCATTTGCCCTTCTGAAGACACCTCCTGGAACTTCTATTCGCATTGTGAAAAACTTGCGTGTTTGTGAGGATTGTCATACTGCTACTAAGTTTATCTCCAAGATCTACAATAGGGAAATAGTGGTCAGAGACAGAAACCGTTTTCACCACTTCATAGATGGGTTATGCTCATGTAAAGACTTCTGGTGA
- the LOC113706758 gene encoding probable sugar phosphate/phosphate translocator At2g25520 — MGKGSALSDGLVKKIILSYTYVAIWIFLSFTVIVYNKYILDRKLYNWPFPISLTMIHMAFCSSLAFLLVRVLKLVEPVALSRQLYLSSVVPIGALYALSLWLSNSAYIYLSVSFIQMLKALMPVAVYSIGILFKKDTYKGNTMLNMVAISVGVAIAAYGEAKYDSWGVLLQLGAVAFEATRLVLIQILLTSKGINLNPITSLYYVAPSCLFFLFIPWIFVEYPVLRENSSFHFDFVVFGTNSLCAFALNLAVFLLVGKTSALTMNVAGVVKDWLLIAFSWSVIKDTVTPMNLIGYGLAFLGVGYYNHSKLQALKAKEAQKKSQQADEESGKLLGETEGKDGVEGIGKKGDTQA, encoded by the coding sequence ATGGGGAAAGGCTCAGCCTTGTCAGATGGGTTGGTGAAGAAAATCATCCTCTCCTACACTTATGTAGCCATCTGGATCTTCCTTTCCTTCACTGTAATCGTCTACAACAAATACATCCTTGACAGAAAGCTCTACAATTGGCCATTTCCCATCTCCCTAACCATGATCCATATGGCCTTCTGTTCATCCTTAGCATTTTTGCTCGTCCGAGTCCTTAAACTAGTCGAGCCTGTGGCCTTGTCTCGCCAGCTTTACCTCAGTTCAGTGGTCCCAATTGGAGCCCTTTATGCCCTTTCCCTCTGGCTCTCAAACTCTGCTTATATTTACTTATCGGTCTCCTTCATTCAGATGTTGAAAGCTTTAATGCCTGTGGCTGTCTACTCTATTGGGATTCTCTTCAAGAAAGATACTTATAAGGGCAACACTATGCTTAACATGGTTGCTATTTCGGTTGGGGTTGCTATTGCTGCTTATGGTGAAGCAAAGTACGATTCTTGGGGGGTTTTGCTTCAGTTGGGTGCTGTTGCTTTTGAGGCTACTAGGTTGGTTTTGATCCAGATCTTGTTGACTTCTAAGGGAATCAATTTGAATCCCATTACTTCTCTGTATTATGTGGCTCCAAGTTGCCTCTTTTTCTTGTTCATTCCTTGGATTTTTGTGGAATACCCTGTTTTGAGGGAGAATTCCAGTTTCCATTTTGATTTCGTGGTGTTTGGGACTAATTCGCTCTGTGCATTTGCTCTGAACTTGGCTGTTTTCTTGCTTGTGGGAAAGACTTCTGCTTTGACCATGAATGTGGCTGGGGTGGTAAAAGATTGGCTTTTGATCGCGTTTTCCTGGTCGGTGATTAAGGATACTGTGACCCCTATGAACTTGATCGGGTATGGATTGGCGTTTTTGGGTGTTGGATATTATAATCATTCGAAATTGCAGGCGCTGAAGGCAAAAGAGGCGCAGAAGAAGTCGCAGCAGGCTGATGAGGAGAGTGGAAAGCTATTGGGAGAGACAGAAGGGAAAGATGGGGTTGAGGGAATTGGCAAGAAGGGTGACACTCAGGCCTGA